A single region of the Halichondria panicea chromosome 10, odHalPani1.1, whole genome shotgun sequence genome encodes:
- the LOC135342291 gene encoding phosphatidylinositol 4-kinase beta-like produces the protein MDDPLVSLTIYESKVTKSKNTTAVRQQKITPPTTSSTSKKNQPLKASEKSKGPSSKSNRTRKVGGVAQSSHRSAEKPSTSGECFPCLPGIEDEKEMSLSSDSSDVASPSHTSEDRVSQDPSGLLNSPLPPPPQDFWLMRLFQSNLFNMSIAIGYLFNSKEEDVQAYLGNKLFSFPNEDVDFYLPQLINMYLHMDELSLVLHKYFLHRCRDSVLFSLKTAWLLRAYTSDSWLPSAELQRGNRLLYLLQTEQIRAPPLTRPRPSKSTFLTSKNLGVSHRKSTPGGLRHYRSLSGGGSFHYSQSMSKLDSLDRKKNGSNVSLPGDLHSGRAFDNGCSCTLDENKLLHIGPHRCTCSSPRLAAQNSFVLFLGNICNKMLKYSTRDLRTAQLYAELSQLNLNLPARVCIPLYEGRHQILRVPSSEAVVLNSKSKAPYLILVEVAECESTSLSTLPAKQLDVSVKSAGLSPDQAKVCVRSEGASPIYTRTSSSPSLNEIDIQSRSHDSSASTEGNVEMSTSQINHLATAGASTTECVRPPHIVSSAGIPGSDVGKQSSVESTDSSSDPESCLIKDRTGVGVESEDAHASSDGGVEVGGCEDDEVVEFCVGDVRKRLSQHSTAPKKTYQRDPEDPSASAMKEPWDDKVKRIRASSPYGHLPNWKLLPVIVKWGDDLRQELVCAQLLEQFQIVWKQEQLSLIVRPYKLLVVGNEGGLIEPIMNAVSLHQIKKLNQGISFLDYFIKEYGKKDSKRFLSCQRNFVESCAAYCLFCYFIRVKDRHNGNILLDSEGNLIHIDFGFILANSPGNNLGFESSPFKLTKEFVEVMGGVNSEMYQHFKWLMLKGFMAARKHMDKFIQIVEIMQTGSQLPCFGHGPSTVRQMRERFHMSLTEKQLELLVDSMIESSVRSLTTKLYDRFQYLTNGIL, from the exons GTGTTTCCCGTGTCTACCTGGAATAGAAGACGAGAAAGAAATGTCTCTATCGTCTGATTCTTCAGATGTAGCCAGTCCCTCACACACTTCAGAGGACCGAGTCTCTCAAGATCCTAGTGGTCTGCTGAACAGTCCTCTCCCACCACCGCCGCAGGACTTCTGGCTCATGAGGCTGTTCCAGTCCAACCTCTTCAATATGTCGATAGCCATTGGGTATCTGTTCAACTCCAAGGAAGAGGACGTGCAAGCTTACCTTGGGAACAAGTTGttt AGCTTCCCCAATGAAGATGTGGACTTCTACCTGCCCCAACTCAT AAACATGTACCTGCACATGGACGAGTTATCCCTGGTCCTGCACAAGTATTTCCTGCATCGCTGCAGAGACTCAGTCCTGTTCTCTctcaag actGCTTGGCTCCTTCGTGCCTACACCAGTGACAGTTGGCTGCCCTCAGCTGAGCTACAGCGGGGGAACAGACTCCTCTACTTGCTACAAACGGAGCAAATCAGAGCACCCCCTCTAACTAG ACCTAGACCTAGCAAGTCGACCTTTCTGACCTCTAAGAACCTGGGAGTCTCCCATAGAAAAAGTACGCCAGGAGGGCTCCGACACTACCGCTCTCTGTCAGGGGGTGGGAGCTTCCATTACTCGCAGTCTATGTCTAAACTGGACTCTCTTGACAGGAAGAAGAATGGGAGTAATGTG tcGCTGCCTGGAGATCTTCACTCCGGCCGTGCTTTTGACAATGGCTGCAGCTGTACTCTGGATGAGAACAAACTGCTCCACATAGGTCCTCACAGGTGCACCTGCTCG TCTCCTCGTCTGGCGGCCCAGAACTCATTTGTCCTCTTCCTGGGGAACATATGCAACAAGATGCTCAAATACTCCACCAGAGACCTGAGGA CTGCTCAGTTGTACGCAGAGCTCTCTCAGTTGAACCTTAACCTCCCTGCTCGAGTGTGTATCCCTCTCTACGAGGGGAGGCACCAGATTCTCAGAGTTCCTAGCTCAGAGGCTGTCGTCCTCAACTCAAAGagcaag GCACCCTACCTGATACTAGTGGAGGTGGCTGAGTGTGAGAGCACCTCCCTGTCCACGCTGCCTGCCAAACAGCTGGACGTCAGCGTCAAAAGTGCAGGACT GTCTCCAGACCAGGCCAAGGTGTGTGTCCGCTCAGAGGGGGCTTCCCCTATCTACACTCGTACCTCCTCCTCCCCGTCCCTCAACGAGATAGACATCCAGTCACGATCACACGACTCATCAGCGTCTACTGAAGGCAATGTGGAAATGAGCACCTCACAGATAAATCACTTAGCTACTGCTGGAGCTTCAACTACAGAGTGTGTTCGACCTCCACACATTGTTAGTTCAGCCGGGATTCCTGGCAGTGACGTTGGCAAGCAGTCGAGTGTTGAAAGCACTGATTCATCGTCTGATCCTGAGAGTTGTTTGATTAAGGACAGAACTGGTGTTGGTGTGGAGAGTGAGGACGCCCACGCATCGTCTGACGGGGGTGTGGAGGTGGGCGGTTGTGAGGACGATGAGGTGGTGGAATTTTGTGTCGGGGACGTTCGGAAACGGCTGAGTCAGCATTCTACGGCCCCCAAGAAGACTTACCAGAGAGACCCGGAGGATCCTTCAG CATCTGCCATGAAGGAGCCATGGGATGATAAGGTGAAGAGGATCAGAGCCAGTTCTCCTTATGGCCACCTGCCCAATTGGA AGCTGCTCCCTGTGATTGTCAAGTGGGGGGATGACCTGAGGCAGGAGCTGGTCTGTGCTCAGCTGCTGGAACAGTTTCAG attgTGTGGAAACAAGAACAACTTTCACTCATTGTCAGACC GTACAAGCTGCTGGTGGTAGGCAACGAGGGTGGCTTAATAGAGCCCATCATGAATGCAGTCTCACTCCACCAGATCAAGAAACTGAACCAGGGTATCTCATTCCTCGACTATTTCATAAAAGAATACGGAAAAAAGGATTCGAAACGATTCCTCTCCTGTCAGCGCAACTTTGTGGAGAGCTGTGCAGCGTACTGCCTCTTCTGCTACTTCATTAGAGTCAAGGACAG ACACAATGGCAACATTTTGTTGGACTCGGAGGGGAACTTGATTCACATTGACTTTGGCTTCATCCTGGCCAATTCTCCCGGGAACAACCTGGGCTTTGAGAGCTCCCCCTTTAAACTCACCAAAGAGTTTGTGGAG GTGATGGGTGGAGTCAACAGTGAGATGTACCAGCACTTCAAGTGGCTCATGCTCAAGGGATTCATGGCTGCCCGGAAACACATGGACAAATTCATTCAGATTGTGGAAATCATGCAGACAG GGTCTCAGCTGCCTTGCTTTGGTCATGGTCCGTCCACTGTGAGACAAATGAGAGAGAGATTTCACATGAGTCTAACGGAGAAGCAACTCGAATTATTAGTGGACAGTATGATAGAATCTAGTGTTCGCTCGTTAACTACCAAACTTTACGATCGCTTTCAATATCTAACAAATGGCATTTTATAA